In the Plasmodium yoelii strain 17X genome assembly, chromosome: 3 genome, one interval contains:
- a CDS encoding palmitoyltransferase DHHC11, putative, with amino-acid sequence MINKIKGIFRVLYNYATLLLVYGLIIQASYLCFKYALTFSTKIRIACLISFGFTTFMTLWCHIKCLLKNPGHLNKSDFPGENINIYDHNISYCKKCNFPKIKRAHHCSVCNKCVKKMDHHCTWINNCVGLYNQKFFILLNIYTILMCCNSTFIIFYKLIMCIKKRRYFKDESCNFLKLDIFLIIVVSIFSLIFGIFSFVMLVDQYWGIKTNTSGIEFLKNIKGENQSFSKSIIEVFGKASYTWLIPVDAKIKDNLVDDFNENKKKI; translated from the exons atgataaataaaataaagggGATATTCCGTGTGTTATACAACTACGCTACTCTTTTATTA GTTTATGGGCTAATTATTCAAGCAAGCTATTTATGTTTCAAATATGCACTAACTTTttc gACAAAAATAAGAATAGCATGTTTAATTTCATTTGGATTTACAACATTTATGACTTTATGGTGTCATATAAAATGTCTTTTAAAAAATCCGGGGCATTTGAATAAATCTG ATTTTCCAGGAgagaatataaatatatatgaccATAATATAAGCTATTGTAAAAAGTGTAATTtcccaaaaataaaaagagcTCACCATTGTTCAGTTTGTAATAAgtgtgtaaaaaaaatggacCATCATT GCACATGGATAAATAATTGTGTTGGATTATATAATCAAAAATTTTTCATTCTCCTAAacatt tACACCATATTAATGTGTTGTAATTCcacttttataattttctataaATTGATCATGTGCATTAAAAAGCGGAGATATTTTAAAGATGAAAGT TGCAATTTCCTTAAATTGGACATTTTCCTTATCATA gtcgtttctatattttcattaatatttgggatattttcttttgttaTGCTTGTTGATCAGTATTGGGGAATAAAAACCAACACATCAG GtattgaatttttaaaaaatataaaaggagAAAATCAGAGTTTTTCTAAATCAATTATAGAAGTCTTTGGCAAAGCATCATATACATG GCTTATCCCAGTTGATGCAAAAATCAAGGACAATTTAGTGGACgattttaatgaaaataaaaaaaaaatataa